Proteins encoded by one window of Hippoglossus hippoglossus isolate fHipHip1 chromosome 15, fHipHip1.pri, whole genome shotgun sequence:
- the shtn1 gene encoding shootin-1 isoform X1: MAAEELQKIREITQLSNTALHEYESLQRKHETAATECKRLEEERDMAIKELNEIQQVSQMVIEEVSVIQENLEIERTCRESAEALASKLNHQNRSLKRKSMMLLSHLSPSTIAQISLEDEEEEEDGEDGEDLKAASKVCPSPQCQSTISELQSKLELTLKEKTQAVTDLEAVRDQLRETREELLKEKHDNTVLIAETVQQKKLLGKYNRVSQFAVEEYKTLQDTLSLEQILRTEAENFGRAMVVEQKKLQRQSQILMQSSSPSHALQEALSQVTSLTQDLETQRLEHDNQIKQMEDRLKSCEAQRELTALRRKLELVEEEKRECSDKCSKTEVEVKDLRFTVEELQKKLQAATNPIPTPAPPPPPPPPPPPPPPPPALSSNPLSSLLSMIRKRKDISTDIQLEVHDSAKTPEVDVRQQAVDEMMLRIKKGVQLRPVGQSANRARRQMQRLPSNSAIQELKGIMGNFNRASPQPKAAPPSTNPDEELRRILLRRRDAVESPPDTSLNSTPPPAV, encoded by the exons ATGGctgctgaggagctgcagaagaTCCGTGAGATCACCCAGCTGTCAAACACAG CCCTGCACGAGTATGAAAGCCTGCAGAGGAAGCATGAGACAGCAGCCACGGAG TGcaagaggctggaggaggagagagacatggCCATCAAGGAGCTCAATGAGATCCAGCAAG TGTCTCAGATGGTCATCGAAGAGGTCAGTGTGATTCAGGAGAACCTGGAGATCGAGAGGACGTGTAGAGAAAGTGCTGAAGCCCTGGCCTCTAAG CTGAACCATCAGAACCGCTCTCTGAAGAGGAAGAGCATGATGCTGCTGTCCCACCTCAGCCCAAGCACCATCGCACAGATCAGCcttgaggatgaagaggaggaggaagatggcgAAGACGGCGAAGACTTAAAAGCAGCCAGCAAGGTCTGCCCCTCCCCTCAGTGCCAGAGCACCATCTCAG AGCTGCAAAGTAAGTTGGAGTTAACGTTAAAGGAGAAAACTCAAGCAGTAACTGATCTTGAGGCAGTGAGAGACCAACTGAGGGAGACCAGAGAAGAA CTGCTGAAGGAGAAACATGATAACACTGTTTTAATTGCTGAGACAGTGCAGCAAAAGAAGCTCCTGGGGAAATATAACAGAG TGTCTCAGTTTGCTGTGGAGGAATACAAGACCTTGCAGGACACGTTGAGCCTGGAGCAGATTCTgaggacagaggcagagaacTTTGGCAGAGCA ATGGTGGTCGAGCAaaagaagctgcagagacagagtcAGATCCTGATGCAGAGCTCCTCGCCCAGCCATGCTCTACAGGAAGCCCTCAGCCAGGTCACCAGCCTGACCCAGGATCTGGAGACACAGAGGCTGGAGCACGACAACCAG ATAAAGCAGATGGAGGACAggctgaagagctgtgaggctCAGAGGGAGCTGACGGCATTGAGGCGCAAACTGGAGcttgtggaggaggagaagagggagtgCAGTGACAAATGCTCCAAGACTGAAGTGGAGGTCAAGGATCTGCGGTTTACAG TTGAGGAGCTCCAGAAGAAGCTGCAGGCAGCTACCAACCCAATCCCCACCCCAGcacctccgcctcctccaccaccaccaccaccaccaccaccacctcccccgGCCCTGTCCTCCAACCCACTCAG CTCGCTGTTGTCAATGATCCGAAAGAGAAAGGACATCAGCACTGACATCCAACTAGAGGTCCACGACTCTGCCAAGACACCAG aagTGGACGTCAGGCAGCAGGCGGTGGACGAGATGATGCTGAGGATCAAGAAAGGCGTTCAGCTCCGACCGGTCGGCCAGTCAGCTAACAGAGCCAGGAGACAG ATGCAGAGGCTGCCCTCTAATTCCGCCATTCAGGAACTTAAAGGAATCATG GGGAATTTCAATAGAGCCTCCCCTCAACCGAAGGCAGCACCTCCGTCAACAAACCCCGACGAGGAGCTGCGGAGGATCCTGCTACGGCGACGGGACGCAGTGGAGTCTCCACCCGACACCA GTCTCAAttctacccccccccctgcgGTGTGA
- the shtn1 gene encoding shootin-1 isoform X2: MAIKELNEIQQVSQMVIEEVSVIQENLEIERTCRESAEALASKLNHQNRSLKRKSMMLLSHLSPSTIAQISLEDEEEEEDGEDGEDLKAASKVCPSPQCQSTISELQSKLELTLKEKTQAVTDLEAVRDQLRETREELLKEKHDNTVLIAETVQQKKLLGKYNRVSQFAVEEYKTLQDTLSLEQILRTEAENFGRAMVVEQKKLQRQSQILMQSSSPSHALQEALSQVTSLTQDLETQRLEHDNQIKQMEDRLKSCEAQRELTALRRKLELVEEEKRECSDKCSKTEVEVKDLRFTVEELQKKLQAATNPIPTPAPPPPPPPPPPPPPPPPALSSNPLSSLLSMIRKRKDISTDIQLEVHDSAKTPEVDVRQQAVDEMMLRIKKGVQLRPVGQSANRARRQMQRLPSNSAIQELKGIMGNFNRASPQPKAAPPSTNPDEELRRILLRRRDAVESPPDTSLNSTPPPAV, from the exons atggCCATCAAGGAGCTCAATGAGATCCAGCAAG TGTCTCAGATGGTCATCGAAGAGGTCAGTGTGATTCAGGAGAACCTGGAGATCGAGAGGACGTGTAGAGAAAGTGCTGAAGCCCTGGCCTCTAAG CTGAACCATCAGAACCGCTCTCTGAAGAGGAAGAGCATGATGCTGCTGTCCCACCTCAGCCCAAGCACCATCGCACAGATCAGCcttgaggatgaagaggaggaggaagatggcgAAGACGGCGAAGACTTAAAAGCAGCCAGCAAGGTCTGCCCCTCCCCTCAGTGCCAGAGCACCATCTCAG AGCTGCAAAGTAAGTTGGAGTTAACGTTAAAGGAGAAAACTCAAGCAGTAACTGATCTTGAGGCAGTGAGAGACCAACTGAGGGAGACCAGAGAAGAA CTGCTGAAGGAGAAACATGATAACACTGTTTTAATTGCTGAGACAGTGCAGCAAAAGAAGCTCCTGGGGAAATATAACAGAG TGTCTCAGTTTGCTGTGGAGGAATACAAGACCTTGCAGGACACGTTGAGCCTGGAGCAGATTCTgaggacagaggcagagaacTTTGGCAGAGCA ATGGTGGTCGAGCAaaagaagctgcagagacagagtcAGATCCTGATGCAGAGCTCCTCGCCCAGCCATGCTCTACAGGAAGCCCTCAGCCAGGTCACCAGCCTGACCCAGGATCTGGAGACACAGAGGCTGGAGCACGACAACCAG ATAAAGCAGATGGAGGACAggctgaagagctgtgaggctCAGAGGGAGCTGACGGCATTGAGGCGCAAACTGGAGcttgtggaggaggagaagagggagtgCAGTGACAAATGCTCCAAGACTGAAGTGGAGGTCAAGGATCTGCGGTTTACAG TTGAGGAGCTCCAGAAGAAGCTGCAGGCAGCTACCAACCCAATCCCCACCCCAGcacctccgcctcctccaccaccaccaccaccaccaccaccacctcccccgGCCCTGTCCTCCAACCCACTCAG CTCGCTGTTGTCAATGATCCGAAAGAGAAAGGACATCAGCACTGACATCCAACTAGAGGTCCACGACTCTGCCAAGACACCAG aagTGGACGTCAGGCAGCAGGCGGTGGACGAGATGATGCTGAGGATCAAGAAAGGCGTTCAGCTCCGACCGGTCGGCCAGTCAGCTAACAGAGCCAGGAGACAG ATGCAGAGGCTGCCCTCTAATTCCGCCATTCAGGAACTTAAAGGAATCATG GGGAATTTCAATAGAGCCTCCCCTCAACCGAAGGCAGCACCTCCGTCAACAAACCCCGACGAGGAGCTGCGGAGGATCCTGCTACGGCGACGGGACGCAGTGGAGTCTCCACCCGACACCA GTCTCAAttctacccccccccctgcgGTGTGA